GTTTTACTAAGTGCTCAAATGCTTTCAAAAAAAGCATCTGAAATACTACAAATTGCATGTTGCCGAGTAATGGATCAAATCCAAGCTTTGCATGCATTATGGGAAATGCACAATGTACCTGACAAAACTGATGACAAAGttcagagaacagtttgttatggggaaGCTAACAaactttattctttctttctttctataccacccaaaacttgtgtctctgggcagtttacaattaaaatcatttaaaacattaaatcaattaattaaaatcatataaaagatttaaaaaaacatttaaaatccagtattaaaattgtttaaaactataaacctaattaaaagcctgggtaaataaatgtgtcttcagtgcctttttaaaagttgccagagatggggaggctcttatttcaacagggagtgtattccaaagtccaggggctgcaatggagaaggctcgttcctgagtagccgccagatgagttggtggcagccgcaggcaaacctctccagatgatcttagcaggcggtggggctcgtggcaaagaagacattctcttaaatatccagggcctaagctgtttagggctttaaggtaatgaccagtaccttgtattttgcccggaaacgtatcggcagccagtgcaattccttcaacacaggagtaatatggtctctcctagatgacccagagtccaacctggctgccacgttctgaaccaactgcagtttccggtctacatacaaaggcagccccacatagagcacatctgcagtaatccagcctagagcttaccagcagatgtaccactgttttgaggtcgttcatctcaagaaacggatgcagctggcgtatcagccgaagctgataaaaagcacctctggtcaccgcctcaacctgggacaccagggagtgattcagatccagaagcaaccccagactgcatatctgttcttTCCAAGAgagcgtgaccccatctagaactggcagatcaaaatagtctcccgagtttcaaccccgcacaataagtagctccgtcttatctgaattcagcctgtttgttatccctcatcattactgcctccaggaaggcgtttagggaggttatgccttctcctgatgatgttgacacagagaaatagatttggttgtcatcagcatattgataacactctgcaccaaatcccctgatgatctctcccagaggtttcatgtagatgttaaacaacattggaatcaatacggagccctgagggacaccatacaaaagctcagattttgaagaacagcaatctccaagagacaccatctggaatctgcctatgaggtaggagcggaaccactgcaaagcagtgcctcccacccccaatccccggacgttccaggaggatactatggtcaatagtatcgaaagccaccaagcgatctaaaaggaccaacagagtcacattccctctgtcatttcccaattggagatcatccatcaggctgaccgaggcagtctctaccccatagcctgcccggaagccagtttgaaaagggtctagataatcagtttccgccaagaccgcctggagctgggaggccagcactttctcaatcaccttgcccagacatagaaggttggagacaggcctgtaatcatttacctctgagagatccaaggcaggcttcttcagaagtagtctaatGATTgctttcttaagacaaggaggcatcctgccctccctcagagagcaTCTCATTATGAGCATCTCTAGTAAGACTTCTAAACcagcagaacagaagaagagaATCATGGACCTATcagctctgtttaccttaaaagTCACTAGTTATAAGCTCACAAGCCTCATAGAACTGCCTGCTTCACAAGTTTAGTGACAACATACATTTTTTCTGCTTCTATTTCTGGATGGCTTTTGTTTTTCTAAACAATGGGTGTCAGCTGTTGTTTTTTAGAACATTCTCACACTTAAGACATCACAAACTGAATACAGGAGCCTCAAAAAAACCCTTTATTTCAGATTTTGCTTATGTACACCTGTGTACACTTAACAGATTGATCTATATGGTTCATTGCTTAAACATATGTAATCAACAATAGATATAAGCAGTCTATAAAGTGTATTGGATAATGCATTAAAACTTTTCAATATACATTATCTTGATATTCCccgcgcgcgcgctctctctctctccctctctgataCCAAGATAATTCCAGGTTTGCCTATTCCTCAGTACCCAAGGTTTCTAAACATCAGAGAACAAAGTGCCCCCCACCCTTTAATCTTGGCTTGAAGGATGGATTGTCTAGTGCCTTCTCAGACACCATCAGCAACCAATAGGCTAGTCCACTGCCCAGCTAAGGCGGCTGGGAAGTCTGTTGCTTCCTGTTGCCTGGGCATGGCAATCTATCAAGGCACAGGGGGCCCAAAGAGGTCCATAGTCTCCACCACTAATGAAAGGTGGTCCAGGAAGGAGTTGATAGAAACACGTAAGATCCGAGCCTCATCCGCTCTCCAACGGCTGCAAGAAATTGATGAATGCTTAGTGTCAGAACCTGCACCACCACGACCTCTCTCTCGcatcagccctattcacatgttctaTTAAACCctcgtacaatctgtgtatacagtgtacacaggtagagaTTGGTATGCAGGCACCGGTATTCACATCTATGttaaatgcaggtacagcagttcGTTTTCTgtttgtatcctgcatttcagaagGCCTGTACTCAGATCCACTTTAaagatgaatgcaggtacagtcctttacacaaaaacatgtacatgtatacagatacCTGAATGTaggtgcaacataatgtctgaacagggctcctgACCTCTGCTGTTTGCAAAGCTGGCCCAATACATGTTGGcaaaaaagacagaaaaactaAAGAGCATCTTCCTTCACTTGCTAAGCAGCATCAGGCACTGTCCGTCACAGGAGCGGTGCGAGAGCTTATTGCTTTTGTGCAGTTCCTATTCATAGCATGACATCACTTTGTCGTCTATCTGTCTCCTGTCCTTCCTTCAAGCTCAGGGCAGCAAACATGGGAATTATGCCATTTTTATCTGCACAGctatcctgtgaggtaggttaggcagcaAGCCCTAGAACTGTGAGCCCCACGGGGCAGAGACCAGTCTTCTAAGCCTTTGTAAAGCATCATGTTCACAAATGGTGCCATATAAAATAATAGTGGTAGTGGAGCTGGGATTAGAACCCAAGTCACCCTGGTTCAAGTCCAGCTGCTCCATCCACCCACATTATTTCTTCAATTCATTTAttatatgtatatcctgcctttcttccaccaTCCTAGATGTGCTTAGCTCCAGCACAGCAGACTGTACTGTGTGCCCACAGACCACATCCTGGCTCCCATCTCCCTCCCTGGGGTGAGCTGCAGAGGTGAATTTTGAGTAGATCGCACCGCGCGTCTCTCCCCTTCccagggagcacacacacaccatactcaCACATGCAAGATGTTGTCCGTCACATTCAGTTCTTTGCTGATCCCTCCTTTGCGGGGCTCAGGGTCTGGggccaaggagcccagtgcaATCTGTGCCAGCGACGATGACGGGAAAGGAACGCTGAGCTCACTAATGTTTGGGGTTGCCATAAGGAATATCAAACTTATAAAAGAGCATGGGAAAGCTTCCTCCCACACACCCACCAGACTCTCCCTAGCTTGAGATGCATGGCACCTTCACAGAATCACCTTTGCAGCCTGTGTTGATTAAATCAGGAAAGGCACCACCAGCCCCTGGTTTTCTCAAAGACACCACTGTGTTTCCGAATCCCCATTTTACTTTTAATCATGCACAGAGAGGGCTGAAGACTCTCTCACCCAGTTCCCACTCTTTAAACACCTGAACTACACTAAGGCAGATACAGAAGCCCTAGTCAGACACTGTGTTGTGCCTACGAGgatacagatgcctgtacacaggtgtgtattttgtgtgtgaatgcctgtacatgtgctcattttaaaagtaaacctgagtACACACCCCTTAAATGCATggaacagataggaaatgtactgctgcacctgcattcaacataacatgtaaataactacATCTGTGAACAGATATCTACCCATGTACCCTGTACACTGAATGTAGGAGTGTTGAGCATAACATGCAAATCGGGCTAGAGGTTAAGGGGCAATTCCTGCACACAAAGCCAGTCTCTCCAGTAAACGCCCAGAGACTCccacaagtgttccctctaacagggattcccagatgttgttcactacaacttccagcattcccagctgcaagggcctttggcttgggatgatgggagttgtagtcaacaacatctgggaatccctgttggagggaacgctgacccccaccccctcaccaaTCTGTCACAATTTGCCCCCAACTCTAGGACGGCTGCCTTCAACCTTTTCAGACCCAAGGGCCTCCCATCCCCTTATCCCCAACATGCAACATCCCCTGCCcccttttcattttttgtttctttaaacTGTATATCCAGCTGTTTTTGTTCTGGCATATACACTTAAGGCCCATTTCAGTCTGTCGCCTACCGACTTTCAACCAGCCTGACTTTCCAAGCCATGGGAGAAGGGTGAGCAGTGCTAGCTCCGCCCCATTAGCCACCTACGACTCCTCCTAGATCCCACCATCACCATCTCGGTCTCCTGCGCCCCTCGTAAGAGTCAGTATCCTATTCCGGGAAACGCTGCCGGAAGTTCTCTCTCCCCCGGGGGAATTTATCTGGACTTGTTGTACCCCGCCTTTCAGGCCGAAAACTTCGCAGGGCGGCTTAAATCAAAGGGGCCTAGATAGCCCACCCCATCCAGAGAAAGGAGTAAGCAGGCAGCGCTTCTCTTtttgcagcccagcccagccacatcTCGCCCCCTGAACCGGCTTGCCTGTAGGACCCAGGCGGCCAACTCCTCCCTTCTCCGCCCCGCACTCCGCCCCCAGCCACCCTTCCTGATCATGAtctcctgccttctctctctgGATACAACGCAAGGCCCGATCCGTGCACAGCGTTGCGACCGGTGACGACTGCCATAGCTGCAGCACCCAGTCCGCCCCACGTGGGTGGAAGGAAGCGGCGGGCCACGTGGGCCGGGAAAAGGCGTGGCCCAGGGAGAAGGCGCAGCCCCCTTCTCGGGTGGACTCTTTGCAACCTGCAATGGCGTGAGGCGGAGCGGGGAGAAAAGGGGAGGCGCGTTTCAGCTGCTAATAATATGCATGCAGGCCCTATTGGCTTACTACTCTATGTACGCTTTTGTACTCCAAATTTCGCCCGGCTGGGCTAGCACGGAGCGCCTGAGCAGGGACGACAAGTAGCTGCTCTGGTTTCAAACCATGTTCGTGATGCTGCTTGTAGAGGGCTGATTCACACGTGTGCATGTCCAACCGTTAATGACTGCCGCTCCAGGCGATGACTTGCAATGCATGATGTGAGAGGGAGCCAGCGCACGCCGCAGAACTTTGATATCATCCCAGCATCCCAGCACCTGGTCTACTACACATGCGCGCTCATCGCTTGACAACAAGGAAGGaactgcatgtgtgaatcagccatCGCTGAAATTAGTTCATATAACATCACAGAATGAACTTTAACAACTGCAGTGATTTGATTTTATCTATTCCAGCCTCACTGGGCTGGTCCACACATATATACCCCATCACTTGTTTTAAGAACAGGCCtgttggatcaagcccaaggcttatctagtctagcatcctgtttcccacaatggtccACCAAAAGCCTCAGATAAGCCTGCGTCTG
Above is a window of Hemicordylus capensis ecotype Gifberg chromosome 2, rHemCap1.1.pri, whole genome shotgun sequence DNA encoding:
- the LAGE3 gene encoding EKC/KEOPS complex subunit LAGE3 is translated as MAVVTGRNAVHGSGLAFELSVPFPSSSLAQIALGSLAPDPEPRKGGISKELNVTDNILHVRWRADEARILRVSINSFLDHLSLVVETMDLFGPPVP